From a single Gemmatimonadaceae bacterium genomic region:
- a CDS encoding oxidoreductase: MTEPLRAPGVPLNVALVGYGFVGKVFHAPLVMAVEGLHLHTVVSSNAHAVHADLPQVQVAPTLDAALADAAVDLVVIATPNAVHAAQAHAALDAGKHVVVDKPFTVTVAEAVDVIAHAEAAGRVLSVFHNRRYDSDFLTLRGLVTAGDLGVVTQYESHFDRFRLDVRDRWREKAGPGAGLWYDLGPHLVDQALQLFGMPLGITADIAVQRDGAETDDYFHATLRYPRLRVLLHGSALVAAHDLRFAVHGTRGSFVKQGLDSQEDALKAGRTPGDAHWGVDPRPGTLTRVAGDDLTTRTISGPPGDYRAYYAGVRDAILGAGPNPVPGAEALDVMRLIAAGVQSALARSEIAIA, from the coding sequence ATGACGGAACCGCTCCGCGCGCCAGGCGTGCCGCTGAACGTGGCGCTGGTAGGCTACGGGTTCGTGGGGAAGGTGTTCCATGCGCCACTGGTCATGGCGGTGGAGGGGCTGCACCTGCACACGGTGGTGTCATCCAACGCGCACGCGGTGCACGCCGACCTGCCGCAGGTGCAGGTGGCCCCGACGCTCGACGCGGCGCTGGCGGATGCGGCGGTCGACCTGGTGGTGATCGCGACACCGAATGCCGTGCACGCGGCACAGGCGCATGCCGCCCTGGATGCCGGGAAGCACGTGGTGGTGGACAAGCCGTTCACGGTGACGGTGGCCGAGGCGGTGGACGTGATCGCCCATGCCGAGGCGGCGGGCCGGGTGCTGTCGGTGTTCCACAACCGTCGCTACGACAGCGACTTCCTGACGTTGCGCGGGCTGGTGACGGCGGGGGACCTGGGTGTGGTGACGCAGTACGAGAGTCACTTCGACCGCTTCCGGCTGGACGTGCGTGACCGGTGGCGTGAGAAGGCAGGCCCGGGCGCCGGCCTGTGGTACGACCTGGGCCCGCACCTGGTGGACCAGGCGCTGCAACTCTTCGGGATGCCGCTCGGCATCACCGCCGACATCGCGGTGCAGCGCGACGGCGCCGAGACCGACGACTACTTCCACGCGACGCTGCGCTATCCGCGGCTGCGCGTGCTGCTGCACGGGTCGGCGCTGGTGGCCGCACACGACCTGCGGTTCGCCGTGCACGGCACACGCGGCAGCTTCGTGAAGCAGGGGCTGGACAGCCAGGAGGATGCGCTGAAGGCGGGCCGCACGCCGGGTGACGCGCACTGGGGCGTGGATCCGCGTCCCGGCACGCTCACGCGGGTGGCCGGTGACGACCTGACGACGCGCACGATCAGCGGGCCGCCGGGTGACTATCGCGCCTACTATGCCGGCGTGCGCGACGCGATCCTCGGTGCCGGCCCCAACCCCGTCCCGGGCGCCGAGGCGCTCGACGTCATGCGCCTGATCGCGGCCGGCGTGCAGAGCGCACTGGCGCGCTCCGAGATCGCGATCGCCTGA
- a CDS encoding amidohydrolase, whose amino-acid sequence MPRRSHAALLFAAGLLAAVPLAAQLPKPAAGTAPMLATLDAGTGHFATVAKQIWDWAEVGYMEVRSSALLQSELRTAGFRVTAGVAGEPTAFVAEYGSGKPVIAILGEFDALPGLSQANTPERNALVAGGPGHGCGHHLFGTASTAAAIALKEWMIANHVAGTLRMIGTPAEEGGGGKVYMVRDGVFNDVDAVIAWHPGDANEVSGNRSMANISGKFRFHGLSAHAAASPERGRSALDGVEVMNVMTNYMREHIPDGSRIHYVITSGGRAPNVVPDEAEVYYYARHVDMRVVRDIWERITNAARGAAIGTGTTFDLQLVGSVYAMQPNEVLARVQQRALERVGGYTYTPEERAFAERLQKSTAFTAVPLETTARIKPLVLDQADAGSTDVGDVSWVVPTVQLSAATWVPGTAAHSWQAVAAGGMSIGTKGMMIAAKTMALTAADLFTSPATIEAAKAELNRRRGPGFTYTTALGSQKPQLDYRKGSVP is encoded by the coding sequence ATGCCGCGACGCTCCCACGCTGCCCTGCTGTTCGCCGCCGGCCTGCTCGCCGCGGTGCCGCTCGCTGCCCAGCTCCCGAAGCCGGCCGCCGGCACGGCGCCGATGCTCGCCACCCTCGATGCCGGCACCGGCCACTTCGCCACGGTCGCGAAGCAGATCTGGGACTGGGCCGAGGTGGGCTACATGGAGGTGCGCAGCTCGGCGCTGCTGCAGTCGGAGCTGCGCACGGCCGGCTTCCGCGTCACGGCCGGCGTGGCCGGTGAACCCACCGCATTCGTCGCCGAGTACGGCAGTGGCAAACCCGTCATCGCAATCCTCGGCGAGTTCGATGCCCTGCCCGGCCTGTCGCAGGCGAACACGCCGGAACGGAACGCGCTCGTCGCCGGAGGGCCCGGGCACGGCTGCGGCCACCATCTCTTCGGCACCGCCAGCACCGCCGCCGCCATCGCGCTGAAGGAGTGGATGATCGCCAACCACGTCGCCGGCACCTTGCGCATGATCGGCACGCCGGCCGAGGAAGGGGGCGGCGGCAAGGTCTACATGGTGCGTGATGGCGTGTTCAACGACGTGGATGCCGTGATCGCCTGGCATCCCGGCGACGCGAACGAGGTCTCGGGCAATCGCTCGATGGCGAACATCTCGGGCAAGTTCCGCTTCCACGGACTGAGCGCCCACGCGGCCGCCTCGCCGGAGCGCGGCCGGTCGGCGCTGGACGGTGTGGAAGTGATGAACGTGATGACGAACTACATGCGCGAGCACATCCCCGATGGCAGCCGCATCCACTACGTCATCACCAGCGGGGGCCGCGCGCCGAACGTGGTGCCCGACGAGGCGGAGGTCTATTACTACGCCCGGCACGTGGACATGCGGGTGGTGCGCGACATCTGGGAGCGGATCACGAACGCCGCCCGCGGGGCCGCGATCGGCACCGGCACCACCTTCGACCTCCAGCTGGTGGGATCGGTCTACGCCATGCAGCCCAACGAGGTGCTGGCGCGGGTGCAGCAGCGGGCCCTGGAGCGGGTGGGCGGCTACACCTACACCCCCGAGGAGCGCGCCTTCGCCGAGCGGCTCCAGAAGTCCACGGCGTTCACCGCCGTGCCGCTGGAGACCACCGCGCGCATCAAGCCGCTGGTGCTGGACCAGGCCGACGCCGGCTCGACCGATGTCGGCGACGTGAGCTGGGTGGTGCCCACCGTGCAGCTCAGCGCCGCCACCTGGGTGCCGGGCACGGCGGCCCACTCGTGGCAGGCCGTGGCGGCCGGTGGCATGAGCATCGGCACGAAGGGCATGATGATCGCAGCGAAGACCATGGCCCTCACCGCGGCCGACCTGTTCACGTCACCGGCGACGATCGAGGCGGCGAAGGCGGAACTGAACCGCCGCCGCGGGCCGGGGTTCACCTACACCACCGCGCTCGGCTCGCAGAAGCCGCAGCTCGACTACCGGAAGGGCAGCGTCCCCTGA
- a CDS encoding trypsin-like peptidase domain-containing protein has translation MSSLAAFSDQLADAVSAAAASVVAVHARPRLASTGVHWRDGVIVTTDATVKRTDDIAVTMPDGTRVTATLAGRDAGTDLAALRIPTGLLPVAPRAAAADLRPGHLVLALARTGGDGHHATAGVVSSVGEAWRTWRGGTLDRRIQSDIELFPGFGGGPLVTASGGVAGINSGGMSKPLCVTIPDTTIDRILDAVLNRGYVARGWLGASMQSVRFSDSATAKLGFDGRGGLVVLDVEHDSPAAHGGVMIGDVLVRIDEVRIAQHDDVLAFLGSDRVGTTVQLQVVRGGEVVILPVTIGERPRTAR, from the coding sequence ATGTCGTCACTCGCCGCCTTCTCAGATCAGCTCGCTGATGCGGTCAGCGCCGCTGCCGCCAGCGTCGTCGCCGTCCACGCCCGTCCCCGACTCGCCAGCACCGGCGTGCACTGGCGCGATGGCGTGATCGTCACCACCGACGCCACCGTGAAGCGCACCGACGACATCGCCGTCACCATGCCCGACGGCACGCGCGTCACCGCCACGCTGGCTGGCCGCGATGCCGGCACCGACCTCGCCGCCCTGCGGATCCCGACCGGGCTCCTGCCCGTCGCGCCCAGGGCCGCCGCCGCCGACCTCCGCCCCGGCCACCTCGTCCTCGCCCTCGCCCGCACCGGCGGCGACGGGCATCACGCCACCGCCGGCGTCGTGAGCAGCGTCGGCGAGGCCTGGCGCACCTGGCGCGGCGGCACCCTCGACCGGCGCATCCAGAGCGACATCGAGCTCTTTCCCGGCTTCGGCGGCGGCCCCCTCGTCACCGCCAGTGGTGGCGTCGCGGGCATCAACTCCGGCGGCATGAGCAAGCCGCTCTGCGTCACCATCCCCGACACCACCATCGACCGCATCCTCGACGCCGTCCTCAATCGCGGCTACGTGGCTCGCGGCTGGCTTGGCGCCAGCATGCAGTCCGTGCGGTTCTCCGACAGCGCCACCGCCAAGCTCGGCTTCGACGGTCGCGGCGGCCTGGTGGTGCTGGACGTGGAGCACGACAGCCCGGCGGCACACGGCGGTGTCATGATCGGCGACGTGCTGGTGCGCATCGACGAGGTCCGCATCGCGCAGCACGACGACGTGCTCGCCTTCCTCGGCAGCGACCGAGTGGGGACCACGGTGCAGCTGCAGGTGGTGCGCGGCGGCGAGGTGGTGATCCTGCCGGTGACGATCGGGGAACGTCCACGCACGGCCCGCTGA
- a CDS encoding response regulator transcription factor, which produces MPDDRIHLTLGAMPAVVRARLGAGFIGHEAVLLDDGRAHRAPRPHAAHAVYVTEWPNADEASGPRTPTIHLVDPGVHPPATQLARGSTAWLPLDCDADDVVAAAHAVLRGLTVVAPSVLPPSGAPRDRTPRRELRAELPDAADGDPRLTDRELEVLRALAEGLGNKQIGGRLGISPSTVKYHLQAIFAKLAVRTRSEAVSYGLRHGIVPL; this is translated from the coding sequence TTGCCCGATGACCGGATCCACCTGACGCTCGGGGCGATGCCCGCCGTGGTGCGGGCGCGCCTCGGCGCGGGATTCATCGGGCATGAGGCGGTGCTGCTGGACGACGGGCGCGCGCACCGGGCGCCGCGCCCGCACGCCGCCCACGCCGTCTACGTCACCGAGTGGCCCAACGCCGACGAGGCGAGCGGCCCGCGCACGCCCACTATCCACCTCGTCGACCCCGGTGTGCACCCGCCCGCGACGCAGCTCGCCCGCGGCAGCACCGCCTGGCTCCCGCTCGACTGCGATGCCGACGACGTGGTCGCCGCGGCGCACGCCGTGCTGCGCGGACTCACGGTGGTCGCGCCGTCGGTGCTCCCGCCGTCAGGCGCCCCCCGCGACCGGACGCCGCGCCGCGAGCTGCGCGCAGAGCTCCCCGACGCGGCCGACGGTGACCCCCGCCTCACCGACCGCGAACTCGAGGTGCTCCGGGCACTGGCCGAGGGGCTGGGCAACAAGCAGATCGGCGGCCGGCTCGGCATCAGCCCGAGCACGGTCAAGTACCACCTGCAGGCGATCTTCGCCAAGCTCGCCGTGCGCACCCGCAGCGAGGCGGTGTCGTACGGCCTCCGGCACGGGATCGTGCCGCTCTGA
- a CDS encoding sugar phosphate isomerase/epimerase, which yields MERRTFLQAAVAAATVPGLLQHAGKEPPFRISLAQWSFHKALFAKEMEHLDFARIARRTYGIKAIEYVNIFFKDKATDAAYLAEMNRRARDEGVYQHLIMVDGEGALGDPDAAKRAQAVDNHRKWLDAAKTLGCATIRVNAQSTGTPDEQQKLAADGLRRLVEVAAPMQLNVIVENHGGLSSHGDWLVGVMQRVDHPRMGTLPDFGNFYDYDRYQAVTEMMPYAKAVSAKSFEFDAAGNETTIDFPRMLRIVLAARFHGWVGIEFEGERTPEPDGVRGTLALLKRLQSELA from the coding sequence ATGGAACGCCGCACCTTCCTCCAGGCCGCCGTCGCCGCGGCCACCGTGCCCGGGCTGCTGCAGCACGCCGGCAAGGAACCGCCGTTCCGCATCTCGCTCGCCCAGTGGTCGTTCCACAAGGCGCTCTTCGCGAAGGAGATGGAACACCTCGACTTCGCCCGAATCGCCCGGCGCACCTACGGCATCAAGGCCATCGAGTACGTCAACATCTTCTTCAAGGACAAGGCCACCGACGCCGCCTACCTGGCCGAGATGAACCGGCGCGCGCGCGACGAAGGCGTCTACCAGCACCTGATCATGGTCGACGGCGAGGGCGCGCTCGGCGATCCCGATGCCGCGAAGCGCGCCCAGGCCGTGGACAACCACCGCAAGTGGCTCGACGCCGCCAAGACCCTCGGCTGCGCCACCATCCGCGTCAACGCGCAGAGCACCGGCACCCCCGACGAGCAGCAGAAGCTCGCCGCCGACGGCCTCCGCCGCCTGGTGGAGGTCGCCGCGCCGATGCAGCTCAACGTGATCGTCGAGAACCACGGCGGCCTCTCCTCACACGGCGACTGGCTGGTGGGCGTGATGCAGCGCGTGGACCACCCGCGCATGGGCACCCTCCCCGACTTCGGCAACTTCTACGACTACGACCGCTACCAGGCCGTGACCGAGATGATGCCGTACGCCAAGGCGGTGAGCGCCAAGTCGTTCGAGTTCGACGCCGCCGGCAACGAGACGACCATCGACTTCCCGCGCATGCTGCGCATCGTCCTCGCCGCCCGCTTCCACGGCTGGGTGGGGATCGAGTTCGAGGGCGAGCGCACCCCCGAGCCCGACGGCGTCCGCGGCACCCTCGCGCTCCTCAAGCGGCTCCAGTCCGAGCTCGCATAG
- a CDS encoding DinB family protein, giving the protein MLTELRRLREHLAWADDAMLDALASAPDWPAEAAREFAHVLGSDENWLARIEGRGPRCPIWPDSDQDYIRQLALDVRVGYARHLDTLIEADLLRVVTYTNTAGISFETPVRDILYQVFLHAHYHRGKVNLLLKQAGIAPAPVDYIAYARGFPTAVTKVGAR; this is encoded by the coding sequence ATGCTGACGGAACTGCGACGCCTGCGGGAACACCTCGCCTGGGCGGACGATGCGATGCTCGACGCGCTCGCCTCCGCGCCGGATTGGCCGGCCGAGGCCGCGCGCGAGTTCGCGCACGTGCTCGGCTCCGACGAGAACTGGCTGGCCCGCATCGAGGGACGTGGGCCGCGCTGCCCGATCTGGCCGGACTCGGACCAGGACTACATCCGGCAGCTCGCACTCGACGTGCGTGTGGGCTATGCGCGCCACCTCGACACCCTGATCGAGGCCGACCTGCTGCGGGTGGTGACGTACACCAACACCGCCGGCATCTCCTTCGAGACGCCGGTGCGGGACATCCTGTACCAGGTGTTCCTGCACGCGCACTACCATCGGGGCAAGGTGAACCTGCTGCTGAAGCAGGCCGGCATCGCGCCGGCGCCGGTGGACTACATCGCGTATGCACGCGGGTTCCCGACCGCAGTCACGAAGGTCGGGGCGCGGTAG
- a CDS encoding DNA alkylation repair protein, with protein MAHAEPTPVPPTLAHLRRALRAQVDPRRAEQAPRYFQAGPGQYAEGDAFLGVSVPATRAIVRANRTVTLGTCVTLLRSKWHEERLLALLSMVQLHRRGDTAVQQAVFDACMANLRHIDNWDLVDSSAEHLIGTHVPSGDLRLLERLAASGNLWERRIAILSTFHHLRRGEVAPTLHIAQLLLEDPHPLIHKATGWLLREVGERDRPALLAFLDAHWRQMPRTAVRYAIEKFTPRAREQYRTVAKAGRVDSRPG; from the coding sequence GTGGCACACGCTGAGCCGACGCCGGTCCCGCCGACGCTCGCGCACCTGCGCCGTGCCCTGCGCGCACAGGTCGATCCGCGGCGGGCCGAGCAGGCACCGCGCTACTTCCAGGCCGGCCCCGGGCAGTACGCCGAGGGTGACGCGTTTCTCGGGGTGTCGGTGCCGGCCACGCGCGCAATCGTGCGCGCGAACCGCACCGTCACGCTCGGCACGTGCGTCACACTGCTCCGCTCGAAGTGGCATGAGGAGCGCCTCCTGGCGTTGCTGTCGATGGTGCAGCTGCACCGGCGCGGCGACACCGCGGTGCAGCAGGCGGTGTTCGACGCCTGCATGGCGAACCTCCGCCACATCGACAACTGGGACCTCGTCGACTCGTCGGCCGAGCACCTCATCGGCACGCACGTGCCGTCAGGCGACCTGCGCCTCCTGGAGCGCCTCGCGGCGTCGGGGAACCTGTGGGAGCGGCGCATCGCGATCCTCTCCACCTTCCATCACCTGCGCCGTGGTGAGGTCGCACCCACGCTCCACATCGCGCAGTTGCTGCTGGAGGATCCGCACCCGCTGATCCACAAGGCGACCGGCTGGCTGCTGCGCGAAGTCGGCGAGCGCGACCGGCCCGCGCTGCTGGCCTTCCTCGACGCGCACTGGCGACAGATGCCGCGTACCGCCGTGCGCTACGCCATCGAGAAGTTCACGCCGCGGGCGCGGGAGCAGTACAGAACGGTCGCGAAGGCCGGGCGGGTGGATTCCCGTCCCGGGTAG